A window from Fervidicoccaceae archaeon encodes these proteins:
- a CDS encoding isocitrate lyase/PEP mutase family protein: MVYTSKGKLFRDALQRPGLLFRPCAYDALSAILIERAGFEVIGTTGYGIAASLIGQPDIGLVSYGEMVERVRTIIAAVSKPVDVDADTGYGNALNVYWAVYNFSLMGAGGVRIEDQVWPKRCGHMAGKQIIAKDEMVQKIKAAVKAKNEVDPEIVIGARTDARSVAGLSAVIERGKAYAEAGADYVYVEAPQSLEELKLIVKSIPAPIALNIIPGGRTPPFTVEQLEEAGVKYLSIPMIALYPATKAIIDALKVFRETKDLMKLASMGVSWSEFNEIVGMKKWRSMELEFSTKEDLIARYGTDNLEEIMRREMLETESKWKKSEKGSNST; the protein is encoded by the coding sequence ATGGTATACACTTCAAAGGGTAAACTATTTAGGGATGCTCTCCAGAGGCCTGGGCTGCTTTTCAGGCCGTGTGCCTATGATGCTCTCTCTGCTATATTGATAGAAAGAGCTGGCTTTGAAGTTATAGGAACCACTGGCTATGGGATAGCAGCAAGTTTGATTGGACAGCCAGATATAGGGCTAGTAAGCTATGGAGAGATGGTGGAGAGAGTTAGAACAATAATAGCTGCAGTATCTAAGCCTGTTGATGTTGATGCAGACACAGGCTATGGAAATGCGCTCAATGTATATTGGGCCGTATACAATTTCTCTCTAATGGGTGCAGGAGGGGTCAGAATAGAAGACCAAGTTTGGCCAAAAAGATGCGGACACATGGCAGGGAAGCAGATAATAGCGAAGGACGAAATGGTTCAAAAGATCAAAGCTGCAGTCAAAGCAAAAAACGAGGTGGATCCTGAAATTGTTATTGGAGCCAGAACTGATGCGAGAAGCGTTGCTGGTCTGAGTGCAGTTATTGAGCGAGGAAAAGCCTATGCTGAGGCTGGAGCAGATTACGTATATGTTGAGGCTCCTCAGTCGCTTGAAGAGCTAAAGCTTATTGTTAAGAGCATACCTGCTCCAATAGCTCTGAACATAATTCCTGGGGGGAGAACTCCACCGTTTACAGTTGAACAGCTGGAGGAGGCTGGAGTAAAATATCTTTCAATACCGATGATTGCCCTCTATCCAGCAACGAAAGCCATAATTGATGCTCTCAAGGTCTTCAGAGAAACGAAAGATCTCATGAAGCTAGCATCAATGGGAGTCAGCTGGAGCGAGTTCAATGAGATTGTGGGAATGAAAAAATGGAGGAGCATGGAGCTGGAGTTCTCAACGAAGGAAGATCTCATAGCAAGGTATGGAACTGACAATCTGGAAGAAATAATGAGAAGAGAAATGCTGGAAACTGAGTCAAAATGGAAGAAGTCAGAGAAGGGGAGCAACAGCACCTGA
- a CDS encoding aconitate hydratase — protein MGKSIFEKILTEHLVEGKPEPGEEVSIKIDQTLTQDATGTMAFLEFEAIGIPRIKTELSVSYVDHNMLQIDYLNPDDHLYLQTAAAKFGAYFSRPGNGICHQVHLERFAAPGKTLLGSDSHTPTAGGIGSLAIGAGGMEIAAAMAGVPYTFKYPKLVKVNLRGKLNDWVSAKDVVLEMLRRLTVKGGVGKAFEFTGEGVRYLSVPERATITNMMVETGATTSIFPSDEITRKWLAAQQREEQWKPIAPDPDAYYDEEIELDMSELEPLAALPHSPDNVKPVAEVEGYEIAQVAIGSCTNSSLRDMKIVANALKGKKVAESTSLLVTPGSRQVVLNLIASGEFYYIVEAGGRVLENACGPCIGMGGAPPSGSLSVRTYNRNFKGRSGTEDAGVILTSPETAVATAITGKLTDPRRLGKMPEIVMPEKFIVDDRMIIPPLPPSQAQSVQIRRGPNIRPLPNFDPLPKEVEGEVLIKLGDNVTTDDILPAGANVLPLRSNIERISKFIFHRLDPSFYDRAVEKKGGIIVGGENYGQGSSREHAAIVPRYLGIRVVMARSFARIHRQNLVNFGVVPLIFTSTEDYNSVQKGDRIRIELGKLESREVKAHLIGKERTISLKHDLSEKEREVILAGGLLPWIRLNFS, from the coding sequence ATGGGAAAAAGTATTTTTGAAAAAATTCTGACTGAGCATCTGGTGGAGGGAAAACCAGAACCAGGAGAAGAGGTATCAATAAAGATAGACCAAACACTGACACAGGATGCTACGGGAACAATGGCTTTCCTTGAATTTGAGGCCATAGGTATTCCCAGAATTAAGACGGAATTGAGCGTGAGCTATGTTGATCATAACATGCTTCAAATTGACTACCTGAACCCAGATGACCACCTCTATTTGCAGACAGCTGCAGCTAAATTTGGAGCATATTTCTCAAGGCCAGGTAATGGAATATGCCATCAGGTTCATCTGGAGAGGTTTGCAGCTCCTGGAAAGACCCTGCTAGGAAGCGACAGTCATACTCCTACAGCTGGAGGAATAGGTTCTTTGGCCATTGGAGCAGGAGGAATGGAAATAGCAGCAGCAATGGCAGGAGTTCCTTATACATTCAAGTACCCAAAGCTAGTTAAGGTGAATTTGAGAGGAAAGCTGAATGATTGGGTATCAGCAAAAGATGTTGTTTTAGAAATGCTCAGAAGACTCACAGTAAAAGGAGGTGTTGGAAAGGCATTCGAGTTCACTGGAGAGGGAGTAAGGTACCTAAGCGTTCCTGAAAGAGCTACAATAACAAATATGATGGTTGAGACAGGTGCTACTACGAGCATTTTCCCCAGTGATGAAATTACTAGGAAGTGGCTAGCAGCCCAGCAGAGAGAGGAGCAGTGGAAACCAATAGCCCCTGATCCTGATGCATACTATGATGAGGAAATCGAGCTTGATATGAGCGAGCTGGAACCCCTTGCTGCCTTGCCTCACTCTCCAGACAATGTTAAGCCAGTTGCTGAAGTAGAGGGCTATGAGATTGCTCAAGTAGCCATAGGCTCATGTACTAATTCTTCTCTGAGAGATATGAAAATTGTAGCAAATGCGCTGAAGGGAAAGAAAGTAGCAGAGAGCACATCGCTTCTCGTGACGCCTGGCTCGAGACAAGTAGTTCTAAATTTAATAGCCAGCGGGGAATTCTACTATATTGTTGAGGCTGGAGGAAGAGTTCTGGAAAATGCATGTGGGCCCTGCATAGGAATGGGGGGAGCCCCTCCATCTGGCTCTCTGAGCGTCAGGACATATAATAGGAATTTCAAAGGAAGAAGTGGAACTGAGGATGCTGGTGTAATATTGACTAGCCCTGAAACTGCTGTAGCAACAGCTATAACAGGGAAGCTAACTGATCCAAGAAGGCTCGGAAAGATGCCAGAAATAGTTATGCCGGAGAAGTTCATCGTTGATGATAGAATGATTATTCCTCCTCTTCCGCCATCTCAGGCACAAAGCGTCCAGATAAGAAGAGGACCAAATATAAGGCCGTTGCCCAACTTCGATCCGCTTCCAAAGGAAGTTGAGGGAGAGGTTCTGATAAAGCTGGGAGACAATGTAACAACAGATGATATATTGCCAGCAGGAGCAAATGTCCTCCCTCTCAGGAGCAATATAGAGAGAATATCAAAGTTCATTTTCCATAGGCTCGATCCAAGCTTCTATGATAGAGCAGTTGAGAAAAAGGGAGGAATTATTGTTGGAGGAGAGAACTATGGACAGGGGTCAAGCAGAGAGCATGCAGCCATTGTTCCCAGGTATTTGGGAATAAGAGTAGTGATGGCAAGATCATTTGCTAGAATACACAGGCAAAATCTAGTGAACTTTGGTGTAGTTCCACTGATCTTCACCAGTACTGAGGACTACAATTCTGTACAGAAGGGAGATAGAATTAGAATTGAGCTGGGTAAGCTCGAAAGTAGGGAAGTAAAAGCTCATCTAATAGGAAAAGAAAGGACAATTTCTCTGAAGCATGATCTCTCCGAGAAGGAGAGGGAAGTTATTTTGGCAGGGGGTCTCCTGCCGTGGATCAGATTGAATTTTTCTTAA
- a CDS encoding ABC transporter ATP-binding protein — MEREQREMIMELAKVRVRLNGREVLKDVSLRFDPGITVLLGENSSGKTTLLKTAAGLIRPESGTIFIDGKDIGLMKPKERARLIGYCWQNPYSGFFEENVKREVEFILKNIGAAGRRDVLEILGIEKLMTRNPFKLSGGEARRVSIASVIVADQPIILLDEPFNEMDLDGYISILKLLNMFKNEGKTVVVALNNALTIDSIRPEKVVVLKEGKVVLAKKFGEITEDELERNNIVTRRAIS; from the coding sequence ATGGAGAGGGAGCAGAGAGAAATGATTATGGAGCTAGCCAAAGTGAGGGTAAGGCTGAACGGTAGAGAAGTGCTGAAAGATGTGTCTTTGAGGTTTGACCCAGGAATAACAGTTCTCCTAGGTGAGAATAGCAGTGGAAAGACAACACTGCTTAAGACAGCGGCTGGGCTAATTAGGCCAGAAAGTGGAACAATTTTCATTGACGGAAAGGACATAGGATTGATGAAACCTAAGGAAAGAGCAAGGCTAATAGGTTATTGCTGGCAAAACCCCTACAGTGGATTCTTCGAGGAGAATGTGAAGAGAGAGGTGGAGTTTATACTGAAAAACATTGGAGCAGCAGGGAGGAGGGATGTTCTGGAAATTCTTGGGATAGAGAAGCTCATGACAAGAAATCCATTCAAGCTGAGTGGTGGAGAAGCTAGGAGGGTTTCTATTGCTAGCGTTATTGTGGCTGATCAGCCAATAATTCTCCTCGATGAACCATTCAATGAGATGGATCTGGATGGATATATATCTATTCTCAAGCTCTTGAATATGTTTAAAAATGAGGGAAAAACAGTTGTTGTTGCCCTTAACAATGCTTTGACGATCGATTCCATTCGTCCGGAGAAAGTAGTTGTTCTTAAGGAAGGGAAGGTTGTTTTAGCTAAAAAGTTTGGAGAAATAACAGAGGATGAGCTCGAAAGAAATAACATCGTAACGAGGAGAGCGATCAGTTGA
- a CDS encoding twin-arginine translocase subunit TatC → MRKKGGTEQSEQPIEKHLEELSERLKKILIFFISVWIIITFIPIDVSHSYVPIVAELSKDMVSYVLPSNVTWYGHTFNVTVIYTSPFEGFNVILYTSLLFAAIISSPFIAYEIYEYVKPALYPNERERMKGAAAAGVGLFIFGALLGYFVLAPITMKIMLLLQAAPAPTENFLISMTYSKLLSFIIGITLTTGAIFEIPLVIYYLIVFGVVDAEKLKGYNSRLIFIAILFIAAVITPDPSGITMFMLAIPFYLVFLLGVHLASRKKKETGFSREIGG, encoded by the coding sequence ATGCGAAAGAAAGGAGGAACTGAACAAAGTGAACAGCCAATTGAAAAGCATCTCGAGGAGCTTTCAGAGAGACTAAAGAAAATCCTCATTTTTTTCATATCCGTTTGGATCATAATCACATTCATTCCCATAGATGTATCACATTCTTACGTACCAATTGTTGCTGAACTATCAAAGGACATGGTCAGCTATGTGCTCCCCTCCAACGTAACTTGGTATGGTCACACATTCAATGTAACTGTAATATACACATCTCCATTTGAAGGCTTCAATGTTATACTTTACACATCTCTCTTGTTTGCAGCGATTATCTCCTCTCCATTCATAGCATATGAAATATATGAATATGTGAAGCCAGCTCTATACCCAAATGAGAGAGAAAGGATGAAGGGGGCAGCCGCAGCTGGAGTAGGACTATTTATTTTTGGAGCTCTTTTGGGATATTTCGTTCTAGCTCCAATAACTATGAAGATCATGCTTCTTCTACAAGCAGCTCCAGCTCCTACAGAGAACTTCCTCATAAGCATGACTTATTCCAAACTCCTCTCCTTCATAATAGGAATAACACTGACTACGGGAGCTATATTTGAGATCCCTCTTGTCATCTACTATCTCATCGTATTTGGAGTAGTGGACGCTGAAAAGCTCAAGGGCTATAATTCCAGACTGATCTTCATAGCAATACTCTTTATTGCTGCTGTGATAACCCCTGATCCCTCCGGAATAACAATGTTCATGCTAGCAATCCCATTTTACTTAGTTTTTTTGCTGGGTGTTCATTTAGCAAGCAGAAAGAAAAAAGAAACAGGGTTTTCGAGGGAGATAGGAGGTTAA
- a CDS encoding QueT transporter family protein, which produces MKLKDAVEISLIAGGYAALTIMVAPIAYGPIQARISDILLSLPFSRRFGLKGVIGLTVGAFLSNLASPYGAYDMVLGTLANFTSSLLVYASRKLPFPLRISLVTGIALGIAAVDFIIGYVLLGLIYQVPLLYGMGGVAIGEILTFGIGGYLLATGLEKRYGEGAERNDYGASQSEGKAER; this is translated from the coding sequence GTGAAATTGAAAGATGCTGTTGAAATTTCGTTGATCGCTGGAGGTTATGCGGCTTTAACTATAATGGTTGCTCCAATCGCGTACGGTCCTATTCAGGCCAGGATAAGCGATATTCTCCTGTCTTTGCCTTTTTCGAGGAGATTTGGATTGAAGGGAGTCATAGGATTAACTGTGGGAGCTTTTCTCTCTAACCTCGCTTCTCCCTATGGGGCATATGACATGGTTCTAGGAACGCTTGCAAATTTCACCTCATCACTGCTAGTATATGCCTCGAGAAAGTTACCATTCCCATTGAGGATATCTCTTGTTACAGGTATTGCTCTTGGGATAGCTGCAGTAGATTTCATAATAGGATACGTCCTTCTTGGACTAATCTATCAGGTACCCCTGCTCTATGGTATGGGGGGTGTTGCTATAGGCGAGATCCTCACATTTGGAATAGGGGGCTATTTACTAGCAACTGGGCTGGAAAAACGGTATGGAGAGGGAGCAGAGAGAAATGATTATGGAGCTAGCCAAAGTGAGGGTAAGGCTGAACGGTAG
- a CDS encoding zinc ribbon domain-containing protein — translation MVHTWTLECLARRVIEVGKEHGIKVELVNEENTSSTCPLCRVKNQEHKRIYRGLLNCYKHSKVFIADLVRALSSHV, via the coding sequence GTGGTTCATACATGGACATTGGAATGTCTAGCGAGAAGAGTGATCGAAGTAGGAAAAGAGCACGGTATAAAGGTGGAGCTCGTTAATGAAGAGAACACTTCCTCGACCTGCCCACTATGCAGAGTGAAGAACCAAGAGCACAAGAGGATATATAGAGGATTATTGAATTGCTACAAGCACAGCAAGGTGTTCATCGCAGACCTAGTAAGAGCATTATCATCGCATGTGTAA
- a CDS encoding twin-arginine translocase TatA/TatE family subunit, whose protein sequence is MPGSLGTPEIIAILVIALLLLGPSKLPQLARSIGEALREFRKAASGATDEEKKQISAISSKQTLTESDRQIILEIAKKLGIDVNGLSDAEILKKIQEKIGK, encoded by the coding sequence ATGCCAGGTTCACTTGGCACACCGGAGATAATAGCAATTCTGGTAATTGCTTTGTTACTGCTGGGCCCCTCGAAGCTCCCGCAGCTAGCTAGATCTATTGGAGAAGCTCTAAGGGAGTTCAGAAAGGCAGCTTCAGGAGCTACTGATGAGGAGAAAAAGCAAATTTCTGCCATATCTTCTAAGCAAACGCTAACTGAAAGTGACAGGCAGATTATACTTGAAATAGCAAAGAAGCTCGGCATAGATGTTAATGGACTAAGCGATGCAGAAATTCTGAAGAAAATACAGGAGAAAATTGGAAAGTAG
- a CDS encoding isocitrate/isopropylmalate family dehydrogenase, whose protein sequence is MVDRSEIEKAKEYFGKILEEQLARAEKIKSSQAIIDFTKVRPIVIGVAGGDGIGPIIVSEAERILKHLLSEEIEKGIVVFKEIEGLTIENRARVMKAVPDEVLEEIKKTHVLLKGPTHTPSPGDPWPNIESANVALRRELDLFANVRPVKNPLLGIDWTFFRENTEGEYILGSMGIDIDDVSIDFKVITEAGSERIIRMAFDYARKTGLNRVSVITKANVVKKTDGRFYRVAERVAKEYPEVKWDHWFIDIFSAKLLDPERRSDFKVIVSPNLYGDILTDEAAQLQGGVGTAGSANIGARYAMFEAIHGTAPRMVKEGRAIYADPESILRASVLMLKHIGLNEKAEMLDMALDICSIFERKIVVTGRPGGATTRQYGDYVLSWIENPHLKEEWKRAYESFIAKARSEGK, encoded by the coding sequence ATGGTTGACAGGTCCGAAATAGAAAAGGCAAAGGAGTATTTTGGGAAAATATTGGAAGAACAGCTTGCAAGGGCGGAGAAAATAAAGTCCTCCCAAGCAATTATAGATTTCACAAAGGTCAGACCAATTGTTATAGGTGTTGCTGGAGGAGATGGTATAGGTCCAATTATAGTTAGTGAGGCAGAAAGGATCCTCAAGCATCTCCTTTCAGAGGAGATTGAAAAGGGAATTGTTGTATTCAAGGAGATTGAAGGCTTAACCATTGAGAATAGGGCACGAGTGATGAAAGCAGTACCAGATGAAGTTCTTGAGGAGATCAAGAAAACACATGTCCTATTGAAGGGCCCCACCCATACTCCATCTCCGGGTGATCCCTGGCCCAATATTGAGAGCGCCAACGTTGCTCTGAGGAGGGAGCTCGATCTCTTTGCTAACGTGAGACCAGTTAAGAATCCCTTGCTGGGAATAGACTGGACATTCTTCAGGGAGAATACTGAGGGAGAATACATACTTGGGAGCATGGGAATTGATATTGATGATGTATCAATAGATTTCAAAGTAATAACTGAGGCTGGCAGTGAGAGGATAATTAGGATGGCCTTTGACTATGCCAGGAAGACTGGGCTGAACAGAGTTTCCGTTATAACTAAGGCCAATGTTGTTAAAAAGACAGATGGAAGGTTCTACAGAGTTGCTGAAAGGGTTGCAAAAGAATATCCCGAAGTAAAATGGGATCACTGGTTCATTGACATATTCTCAGCCAAGCTCCTCGATCCTGAGAGAAGGAGTGACTTCAAAGTGATAGTGTCTCCAAATCTCTACGGCGACATATTAACAGATGAGGCTGCACAGCTTCAAGGAGGTGTGGGAACAGCAGGGAGCGCTAACATTGGGGCAAGATATGCTATGTTTGAGGCAATTCATGGAACAGCCCCTAGAATGGTGAAGGAGGGGAGAGCAATTTATGCCGATCCGGAGAGCATACTGAGGGCATCCGTTCTCATGTTGAAGCACATTGGGTTGAACGAGAAGGCTGAAATGCTGGATATGGCGCTCGACATATGCAGCATTTTCGAGAGAAAGATCGTTGTGACAGGAAGACCTGGAGGAGCCACGACAAGGCAATATGGCGATTATGTGCTGAGCTGGATCGAAAACCCACATCTCAAGGAAGAATGGAAAAGGGCTTATGAGTCATTCATAGCAAAAGCGAGATCGGAGGGAAAATAA